A single genomic interval of Brevundimonas diminuta harbors:
- a CDS encoding VIT1/CCC1 transporter family protein, with protein MPHSETHRVDRIGWLRAAVLGANDGLVSTASLVVGVAAAATSHGGILIAGVAGLAAGAMSMAAGEYVSVSSQSDTEKADLAREAVELAGDHEAETRELAGIYVGRGVAPDLATEVARQMMAHDALGAHARDELGISEITTARPIQAALTSAITFSAGAALPLVVAAVAPLDTLAIWVAASALLGLAVLGALGARAGGAPVGRSVLRVVFWGALAMAITAGVGRLFHIAA; from the coding sequence ATGCCCCACAGTGAAACCCATCGGGTCGATCGGATCGGCTGGCTCAGGGCGGCGGTGCTGGGGGCCAATGACGGGCTGGTGTCGACGGCCAGTCTGGTGGTGGGCGTCGCGGCGGCGGCGACCAGTCATGGCGGCATCCTGATCGCGGGCGTCGCCGGATTGGCGGCAGGCGCCATGTCGATGGCGGCGGGCGAATATGTCTCGGTCAGTTCGCAGTCCGACACCGAAAAGGCCGATCTGGCCCGTGAGGCGGTCGAACTGGCCGGCGATCATGAGGCGGAGACGCGCGAACTGGCCGGCATCTATGTCGGGCGAGGCGTCGCGCCGGATCTGGCGACCGAGGTGGCGCGTCAGATGATGGCGCATGACGCGCTGGGCGCCCATGCGCGCGACGAGCTGGGTATTTCGGAGATCACCACCGCGCGGCCGATCCAGGCGGCGCTGACCTCGGCGATCACCTTCTCGGCCGGAGCCGCCCTGCCTCTGGTCGTCGCCGCCGTTGCGCCGCTGGACACGCTGGCGATCTGGGTCGCGGCTTCCGCCCTGCTGGGTCTGGCCGTGCTGGGCGCCCTGGGCGCCCGCGCAGGCGGCGCGCCGGTCGGACGATCGGTTTTGCGTGTCGTCTTCTGGGGCGCGCTCGCCATGGCCATCACCGCAGGCGTGGGCCGCCTGTTCCACATCGCCGCCTGA
- a CDS encoding TonB-dependent receptor, giving the protein MTTPSIGMAQGRSALQVSVSPQPLRTAVLDFGLQAGVSIDAAGTERCGPTRGVRGRLSVDAALSRLMLGTHCVATRVGDGAYRIVRVAAAPPAVARTIAAPPAPVAPTTLDEVVVTASRTDNLLLSRAPYGLSSLDGVTLERAGVSDLDGVAARVSGLTVTNLGPGRDKLFIRGLADGPVAGQAQSLIGLYLDDVRLTYDAPDPALRLADIERVEVLRGPQGALYGAGSMGGVVQMVSRAPDLDGVYGRLTAEGALTAGGAPGDAVELMINAPILRDRLAVRVVGYDETVGGYVDDQALGLSNTGGMHRQGLRAAALLRLTPGWTLKTGFLAQTIDVDDSQYANLGADQPYSRRRSLTEPSRNDFDGVWASVDGDLGWARLRASSSVQSHGLDARYDATPAAGLFGLTGTAALDQADDLSAAVHEVRLNGDFGARLKWSAGLFFSEYTHTRTVGISDGQGGPGVYRQHRRDHVDEAALFGDAAYALSDHLKITAGARLFRIGVEHRSETDGDPTQVSGEDALVDITPRLVVEYDRGPFVFYALATEGYRGPGFNAGAVPGGDQQPARRVKPDEIVAGEAGARFTLFEGRLRGRSAVFVADWRNIQSDRFDARGLPFTANLGDGRNRGIEGEVEWRDGPWTLDAHAVVNDPELTRPDPGFALGTDTRLPAVADFSVQGGVVHEAHLTHATVRSELRLGYVGPTDIALSPTSTGASAGYLTSSLGVGVEIDRWAIRASVDNLFNRSDDTFTFGNSFYASGDISTPQRPLTARLALTARF; this is encoded by the coding sequence GTGACCACGCCGTCGATCGGCATGGCTCAAGGCCGTTCCGCGCTTCAGGTGTCGGTCTCGCCTCAGCCCTTGCGGACTGCCGTCCTCGACTTCGGTCTGCAGGCGGGCGTCAGCATCGACGCCGCCGGAACCGAGCGATGCGGCCCAACGCGCGGGGTGAGAGGCCGACTTTCCGTCGACGCCGCCTTGTCCAGATTGATGCTGGGCACGCACTGCGTCGCGACCCGCGTCGGCGACGGCGCCTACAGGATCGTGCGGGTCGCCGCCGCGCCGCCTGCCGTCGCGCGGACGATTGCAGCGCCGCCCGCGCCCGTGGCCCCGACGACGCTGGATGAAGTCGTGGTGACGGCGTCACGCACGGACAATCTGCTGCTGTCGCGCGCCCCCTACGGCCTGTCGTCGCTGGATGGGGTGACGCTTGAACGGGCAGGGGTTAGCGACCTCGACGGCGTTGCCGCGCGCGTCTCGGGCCTGACGGTCACCAATCTGGGGCCGGGGCGCGACAAGCTCTTCATTCGAGGCCTGGCGGACGGACCCGTTGCGGGACAGGCGCAAAGCCTGATCGGGCTCTATCTCGACGATGTGCGCCTGACCTACGACGCGCCCGACCCGGCGTTGCGTCTGGCCGACATCGAACGGGTCGAGGTTCTGCGCGGGCCGCAGGGGGCGCTGTACGGCGCCGGTTCGATGGGCGGCGTCGTCCAGATGGTCAGCCGCGCGCCGGACTTGGACGGCGTCTATGGACGCCTGACGGCGGAGGGGGCGCTGACGGCCGGCGGCGCGCCGGGCGACGCCGTCGAGCTGATGATCAACGCCCCGATCCTGCGTGATCGCCTGGCGGTCCGGGTCGTCGGCTATGACGAGACGGTCGGGGGCTACGTCGATGATCAGGCCCTCGGACTGAGCAATACCGGCGGCATGCATCGACAGGGGCTGAGGGCGGCGGCGCTGCTGCGTCTGACCCCCGGCTGGACCTTGAAGACGGGCTTTCTGGCCCAGACCATCGACGTCGACGACAGCCAGTACGCCAACCTGGGCGCCGACCAACCCTATTCGCGTCGTCGCAGCCTGACGGAGCCCAGCCGCAACGATTTCGACGGCGTCTGGGCCTCGGTGGATGGGGATTTGGGCTGGGCGCGGCTGCGGGCCTCATCCAGCGTTCAGTCGCACGGCCTCGATGCGCGCTACGATGCGACGCCTGCGGCCGGATTGTTCGGGCTTACGGGAACAGCGGCGCTGGACCAGGCCGACGACCTGTCGGCTGCGGTGCATGAGGTGCGGTTGAACGGCGACTTCGGCGCGCGACTGAAGTGGAGCGCCGGGCTGTTCTTCTCGGAATATACCCACACCCGCACCGTAGGAATCTCGGACGGGCAGGGCGGGCCGGGGGTCTATCGACAGCACAGGCGCGACCATGTGGACGAGGCCGCCCTGTTCGGCGACGCCGCCTATGCGCTGAGCGACCATCTGAAGATCACGGCCGGCGCGCGCCTGTTCCGCATCGGGGTCGAGCATCGCAGCGAAACCGATGGCGATCCGACGCAGGTGTCTGGAGAAGACGCCCTGGTCGATATCACCCCGCGTCTGGTGGTCGAATATGATCGTGGGCCCTTCGTCTTCTACGCGCTGGCGACGGAGGGCTATCGCGGGCCGGGCTTCAACGCGGGCGCCGTGCCGGGCGGCGATCAGCAGCCCGCGCGACGGGTGAAGCCGGACGAGATCGTCGCCGGCGAGGCGGGCGCGCGCTTCACCCTGTTCGAAGGGCGACTGCGCGGGCGAAGCGCGGTCTTCGTCGCCGATTGGCGCAACATCCAGTCGGACCGGTTCGACGCCCGGGGCCTGCCCTTCACCGCCAATCTGGGCGATGGCCGCAATCGCGGGATCGAGGGCGAGGTCGAATGGCGCGACGGCCCATGGACGCTTGATGCGCACGCCGTCGTCAATGATCCCGAGTTGACCCGACCGGACCCCGGTTTTGCGCTGGGGACCGACACGCGACTGCCCGCGGTCGCCGATTTCAGCGTCCAAGGCGGCGTCGTGCACGAGGCGCATCTGACGCATGCGACGGTGCGATCCGAGCTTCGTCTGGGCTATGTCGGCCCGACCGATATCGCCCTGTCGCCGACGTCCACCGGCGCCTCGGCCGGCTATCTGACCAGTTCGCTGGGCGTCGGCGTGGAGATCGATCGCTGGGCGATCAGGGCGTCGGTGGACAATCTGTTCAACCGCAGCGACGACACCTTCACCTTCGGCAATTCCTTCTACGCCTCAGGCGACATCAGCACCCCGCAACGACCGCTCACCGCCCGCCTGGCCCTGACCGCGCGGTTCTGA